GAAGGAGGAGCAGGAAAGGTGAGATCGCCAGCCCCAGCATCAGCCAGCGGAGGGAGCGCAGAAGGGCTTGTTCGAGGGCCACCAGCAGAGGGTACCGGGTAACGGATAGTCGGCGTGCTCGTTACGGACGACATGCAACAAACCGCTCGCCGCTAATGCTCCCCGTGGCCGGTGCGGTCGAAGTGCTGGTGCCGCCCGTCAACCGGGTTGTGGGCGGAGTCGTCCAGTAGTGGTGCTCCGCTCTCGTCTTCGATGATCTCAATCCCGTAAGCCCTGGCCAGATGCTCCGAGGTCAGGACTTCTCCCGGAGCGCCTTCTGCAACGACCCCACCCGACAAGAGGAGCACATGATCGGCTTTGGCCGCCTCGCTCAAATCATGAGTTGTGGCGACGACGGTCCGGCCCCGACGGCGCTCCTCGAAGATCGCCTCAATAATGAGATTTCTCGACACGAGGTCGAGGGCGTTCAGCGGCTCATCGAGCAACAGCAGGTCGGCGAGCTGCGCCAGTCCCTGGGCAACGAACACTCGCTGGCGTTCCCCACCAGACAACTCACCAAGGTGCCGGCTGGAGAGGCGTGCGACGTCCAGTCGCTCAAGGGCTTCATCGACGATTTCCCGATCGGGCCTGCGGATGAACCCAAACACACCCCGGTCGACGTACCGGCTCATCGTGACGACCTCGCGCACGGTCACGGGCAGACGGTCGTTGACCTTCGTGGCCTGCAGTACATATGAGGTTCGCGTCCTGGCACTGAGCGGATCGGTGTCGAGCACTTCCAGGACGCCGTCCGCGAGAGTAACGAGTCCGGCGATGGCATTGAGCAGTGTCGACTTACCTGATCCGTTTGGTCCAATCACGGCCGTCACTGCTCCGGCCGGAATCGACACATCGGATGAGCGAAACGCCACCCGATCACCATAAATCAGCGTGACATCGGAGCCGCGCACGGCTACTGGCATTGACTGCATAGCCCCTCCAGATCAAGGCGGTGCCCTGAGACCCGGAAACCAGCAGATGCGCCCGCCTCGTCGGCGAACCGGCGGATGGTCGTTTCTGTCTCCTGGGCGAAGTCGATATCGCGGGTCGTACCGCACTGGGTGCAGGTGATGTGATGGTGGTGCCCGGTGAGCCATTCTGCCAACTCGTACCTGGCATTCCCGGCACCGTCGTGGAAGCGCTCTAGGGCTCCGTTCGTGGACAGCACGCTGAGCGTCCGATAGAGAGACGAGACGGGAACTGCGGAACCAAGGAGGATGTTGATCTCGTCGGCGGTGTGCGGTCCGCCTTCTCGGCTGAGCTTCTCGAGGACCAGCCGGCGAGCCCGCGTTGTCCGTACCCCGGAGCGTCGGAGGTGCTCTTCTGCAAGATCCGCAATCGGTCGTCGTTGCGCGCTCATGGAGGAAATGGTAGCGTAGAATGATTATGAGAACAACTCTCATTCTCAGAATGACCGGCGCCGTCCTTGCGCTTGCTTTGGCCTCCTCAGCGTGTGCCTCTGATGCCTCCGATGGCTCTTCTTTCACCGTCGTCGTTACCACATCGATTCTGGGAGATATCGTCACGAACGCGACCGAACTTGGAGCGAACGTCGAGGTGATCATGCCGGTCGGGGCGGATCCGCACGAGTTCGAACCGTCCGCTCGCCAGGTGGCGTCGATTCGCTCGGCCGACCTTGTGATTGCCAACGGCCTTGGGCTCGAGGAGGGGCTGGAGGACGTTTTGGCTTCCGCGGCAGAGGACGGTGGGCTGGTGCTGGAAGTCGGACCGGCAATCAACCCGTTGACCCTTGGCTCGTCCGGCGATCTCGATCCCCACGTGTGGCTCGATCCCACCAGAATGGCCGCGGCCGTCGACGTGGTGGTCGGGGCGCTCCGCGGTCTGGACCCCTCCGTCGATTGGGCTCAGATCGCCGCCCCCTACCGGCAGGAACTGCTAGATCTCGATGTGTGGATTGATGCTCGCCTCGCAGCAATACCTCAGGAGGATCGAGTTCTCGTCACCGGCCACCAGGCCTTCGGGTATTTTGCCGATCGATACGACTTCGAGATCATCGCCACGATTCTTCCCGGAGCGACGACGATGGTCGAGCCGAGCGCGGCGGGTTTCGCCGACATCGTGACGATCCTTGAGGCGTCGGATACACCGGCCGTGTTTACGGACCTGGGTGAAAACCAGGCTCTGGCAGATCAGTTGAGCGTCCAGGTTGACCGGCCCGTCCTCGTCGTCCCCCTATACACAGGTGCACTCGGCGAGCAGGGATCGGGTGCCGGGACATATCTAGAGATGATGCGCTGGGATGTTGAAGCGATCGCGAGGGCATTCGAATGATTGGGTGGTTCACCGATCCGTTCTCCAACGAGTTTATGGTCCAGGCACTGCTGGCCGGGATTCTGGCCGTTGTCACCACGTCGCTGATCGGGACCTGGGTCGTACTGCGCGGGCTGAGTTTCATGGGCGACGCCATGGCACACGGGGTCTTGCCGGGTATCGCACTGGCATTCATCTGGGACTTCAATCTCACCATCGGTGCTGTGCTGAGCGCCCTGGTCATGATCGCCGGCATCGAGTATGTGCATCGCCGCGCCCGCCTCAGTGAGGACACCGCCATCGGACTGCTCTTCGTCGGCATGCTGGCCCTCGGTGTCATCATCATGTCCAGGGCCCCCTCGTTCGCCGGAAGTCTCACCGGATTCCTGTTCGGCAACATCCTGGCGGTTGGGCGGGCGGAACTCGTCATCCAGGCCCTGGCTGCCTGCGCCACCGCGCTCGCCGTCCTCGTCTTCTACCGCCCGTTCCTAGTGTTGTCGTTCAACGAAGACAAGGCCGAAGTGCTGGGCATGCGGCCCCGGGTGGCCCATTCCGTGATGCTGGCGTTGCTCACTCTCGCCATCGTGACGTCGTTCCGGGTGGTCGGCAACCTGCTCGTATTCGGGTTGCTGGTCGCCCCGGCGGCTACCGCGTCGCTGCTCGTACGCAGAGTCCCGACGATGATGGTCACCGCCGTTGCGATTGGAGTTGCATCGGTCACCGGTGGGCTCCTGCTCACCTGGTACGCCGATACCGCGGCAGGAGCGAGCATCGCTGGAGCATCCGTTGGTCTGTTCTTCCTCGTTCTCGTCGTGCGCCAGCTGGTGTCCGCCATCCGCCGCGCCTGATCGGGGATGTGTGGGAGATGGCGGTTGCGTCTAGGATTCGGCGTCGCCGACCATTGAGACCGAGGATGCACTCCCGAACCGTTCGCCTATTTCTTTCGATTGTCCTCGGCACCGTCTTCGTTGTGGCGGTGGCCGGTATGCGCGTTGGTCTGGCCTACTGGTCGATCGAGCGAGACGAGTTCGATCCCGGCGCGGCGCGCGATCGGCTCGGTGCCATGACGGAGGCCGACACGGCCCAGGCCCAGCAGGATCTGGCGGTCCTCGAATCGCAGCTGAGCGAGGACGATGAGCCGGTCGCATTGCCAGATGCCGGCGTGGAATCGAGCAATGGGTTCGTACTCGAACCGGTCGAAGATGACCCCAGGTTTCCCTTCATGCGCAGCCCTGCGCTGCCGGATGAGCTGTTCACATCGTTCTTGCTGGCGGGCGTCGATCTGAGTGGTCAACTGGCCGATGTCATCATTCTGGTGTTGTTGCCGTCGGACGGGTCGCCGCCGATTCTGGCCAGCCTTCCCCGCGACCTTTATCTGCCGAGCCTGTGCACGGACAGCTACTCGCGAATCAATGCCGCCCTGGGGGGATGCCGGGGGGTTGCCACCGGGCCCGAGCTTCTCTCGCTCACCGTGGAGGATTTCACCGGCATCGCGGTGGATCACTTCGTACAGGTGAACTTCTCCGGGTTCCGGCAAGTGATCGATGCCCTCGGGGGTATCGAAGTCTGTGTTGAAAACCCGACCCGCGACTTCAAAGCGGAGCTCTACCTCAACGCCGGCTGCACGCAGGCCGATGGAACACAGGCGCTGGCCTGGGTCCGGTCCCGCCGAACCCAGCAGTTGATCGATGGCTCATGGCAGTCGATCGGGGCTAGTGATTTCACCCGGCAGGACCATCAGCAAGCGGTGCTCATCCAACTGCTCGGCAAGCTGAGCGGGTACAAGTCGCTGTCTGCGGTCGGTGAGATCGCCAATCAACTGGCCGACTTCGTTCGGCTCGACAAGCGGTTCTCGATCGGAGACGCCGTTTCGCTGGCGTGGAGGTACAGGAACATCGATCCTGAGTCGCTCAGCCGCGTCTCCATCATCTACGACAACTACCGAACGCCGGCCGGGGCGGCAGTGCTGCTTCCCACCAGCTCATTCACCGACGCCCTGGCGGATGTGTATCCGCCCATTGCCGGCTAGGGCTCAGAACCCCGACTTCTGCCCGGTCCACGGTTGTGGAGCGGCGGCGGCGAACTCCTCCACCGAAGGTCCGGCCAACCGGGTGAGGAGGCGACGTCCCCAGATGTATGTCGCCACGAGCAAGACGAGCAGCGCAGGCCACCCGGCCACCACTCGAAACGTCGTGGCCGTGCCCGTGTTCTCGAGCGTGAGCCACTGTCCGACCGACCGCGTTGCGAAGAAGGCGGCCCACATCCACGAAACCGTTGTATAAGCCGGCCGGACCTGTGGATGCCAGTACCAGTCGATCGGCCAGTCTCTCGCCAGCCAGCTGGTCCAGGCAACGAAGGGGCGCCGGGCGATGATGCTGATGACGATCAGTACGGCGGTAGCTGCGCCCGAGATGATCGACGGTAGGAAGAAACCGTCTGGGCCCTTCCAGATAGACGCGAGAGACGCGATGAGGACCCCGACGAAGCCTGCCAGCGCGAACTTGACGGAGCGCCCTCGCAGCAGGCGGGCCAGGACGATGAGAATTGATGTTGTGAGGGCGGCGAGCGCCGCCATCCGAACACCCGTCAGCGCGTTCACGACTCCGAAGATGATGGGAGGAACGATGCCGTCGAGGATGGAAGCCCGTCCGAACACGACGGTGCGCAACTCGCTGGTGAGCTCGGATGGCATTCACTGAGCATACGGGCGTCGGACGTCTACCGGTAGAGTCGAGGGGGTCATGGTGCGCATCGGAATCGACCTCGGTGGAACGAAGATCGAAGCAATCGCGCTGGGCAGCACCGGTGAGGAGTTGGTACGTCGTAGAAGGTGGTCGCCCCGGTCGGACTACAGAGCGATCGTCGCAGCCATCGCCGACCTCGTTGACGAAGTCGAACATGAAGTCGGCGCTGAGGGAACAGTCGGCGTTGGCCATCCCGGCACCATTTCGCCTGCCTCTGGTTTGATTAAGAACTCCAACTCGACGGTGCTGCTCGGCAAGGCTCTGGACCAGGATCTGCAAGATGCGCTGGGTCGGCCTGTTCGCCTTGCCAACGATGCAGACTGCTTCGCTCTCTCTGAGGCTACCGATGGAGCAGGGTCGGGCCGGGCGTCCGTCTTTGGAGCGATCCTCGGCACCGGAGTCGGAGGAGGGGTGGTGATCAACGGGCACCTGCTGCATGGCCCCAACGCCATCGCAGGCGAATGGGGTCATAATCCGCTTCCTCCCAGTGAGGCTGATCCCGTCGAGCCGATCGACTGCTACTGCGGCAGGTCCGGCTGCATCGAGAAGTACTTATCCGGGCCGGGACTGGCGGCCGACCACGCTCGAGCAACTGGAGCCGAATTGGTACCGGAGGCAATAGTGGAGGCTGCCGGCCTCGGTGACTCGGGAGCTGTGGCCACGATGCACCGGTATGTCGAGCGCCTCGCCGCCGGTCTGGCTGTGGTCATCAATGTGCTGGACCCCGACGTCGTGGTGCTCGGCGGCGGCCTTTCCAACGTGGACATGCTCTACGAACGTGTCGCCGAGCGATGGAGGAGCTACGTCTTCAGCGACGTCGTCGACACCGAGCTGCTGCGGAACCAGCACGGCGATTCCAGCGGCGTTCGAGGTGCCGCCTGGCTCTGGGACCGAAACGTTCTGGATTCCGGGCAGTAGGCCTCTTGCGGCTCTGCGCCAGAACCAAACCGCAGAGCTCTGATTCCCGATCTACTTCTCGCGGCCCGCCACGATGTAGAAGATGAGCCCGAGGAGTGGAGCGAAGGCAACCACGAGGATCCAGAGGACCTTCGTTCCAGAGGACTTCTTCGTGGAACCGACGATGTCGACGACGGCCCAGATGATCACAAGGAGGTGAATGAGGCCGAAGAAGCCGGTGAACGTGTTGGGGCGCAGTGCCTTGGGGACCGCGCTGCACGCCGCCAACGTCAAAGAGGTGGCGGCCAGCGTGAGAGCATGTCTGTATTTCTTCACAGGGCCGAGGCTAGTCGCAGCCCCCGTCCGTCCGTCGGTCGGTGGCACGGGCACCCAATCGCCACTCGCTATGAGCCGCCGGCTTCGAGCGGTTGGCCGGCCAGATCCAATGCCTCGA
This DNA window, taken from Acidimicrobiia bacterium, encodes the following:
- a CDS encoding metal ABC transporter ATP-binding protein, with the protein product MQSMPVAVRGSDVTLIYGDRVAFRSSDVSIPAGAVTAVIGPNGSGKSTLLNAIAGLVTLADGVLEVLDTDPLSARTRTSYVLQATKVNDRLPVTVREVVTMSRYVDRGVFGFIRRPDREIVDEALERLDVARLSSRHLGELSGGERQRVFVAQGLAQLADLLLLDEPLNALDLVSRNLIIEAIFEERRRGRTVVATTHDLSEAAKADHVLLLSGGVVAEGAPGEVLTSEHLARAYGIEIIEDESGAPLLDDSAHNPVDGRHQHFDRTGHGEH
- a CDS encoding Fur family transcriptional regulator; the encoded protein is MSAQRRPIADLAEEHLRRSGVRTTRARRLVLEKLSREGGPHTADEINILLGSAVPVSSLYRTLSVLSTNGALERFHDGAGNARYELAEWLTGHHHHITCTQCGTTRDIDFAQETETTIRRFADEAGASAGFRVSGHRLDLEGLCSQCQ
- a CDS encoding metal ABC transporter substrate-binding protein codes for the protein MRTTLILRMTGAVLALALASSACASDASDGSSFTVVVTTSILGDIVTNATELGANVEVIMPVGADPHEFEPSARQVASIRSADLVIANGLGLEEGLEDVLASAAEDGGLVLEVGPAINPLTLGSSGDLDPHVWLDPTRMAAAVDVVVGALRGLDPSVDWAQIAAPYRQELLDLDVWIDARLAAIPQEDRVLVTGHQAFGYFADRYDFEIIATILPGATTMVEPSAAGFADIVTILEASDTPAVFTDLGENQALADQLSVQVDRPVLVVPLYTGALGEQGSGAGTYLEMMRWDVEAIARAFE
- the aztB gene encoding zinc ABC transporter permease AztB, whose product is MIGWFTDPFSNEFMVQALLAGILAVVTTSLIGTWVVLRGLSFMGDAMAHGVLPGIALAFIWDFNLTIGAVLSALVMIAGIEYVHRRARLSEDTAIGLLFVGMLALGVIIMSRAPSFAGSLTGFLFGNILAVGRAELVIQALAACATALAVLVFYRPFLVLSFNEDKAEVLGMRPRVAHSVMLALLTLAIVTSFRVVGNLLVFGLLVAPAATASLLVRRVPTMMVTAVAIGVASVTGGLLLTWYADTAAGASIAGASVGLFFLVLVVRQLVSAIRRA
- a CDS encoding LCP family protein, whose amino-acid sequence is MHSRTVRLFLSIVLGTVFVVAVAGMRVGLAYWSIERDEFDPGAARDRLGAMTEADTAQAQQDLAVLESQLSEDDEPVALPDAGVESSNGFVLEPVEDDPRFPFMRSPALPDELFTSFLLAGVDLSGQLADVIILVLLPSDGSPPILASLPRDLYLPSLCTDSYSRINAALGGCRGVATGPELLSLTVEDFTGIAVDHFVQVNFSGFRQVIDALGGIEVCVENPTRDFKAELYLNAGCTQADGTQALAWVRSRRTQQLIDGSWQSIGASDFTRQDHQQAVLIQLLGKLSGYKSLSAVGEIANQLADFVRLDKRFSIGDAVSLAWRYRNIDPESLSRVSIIYDNYRTPAGAAVLLPTSSFTDALADVYPPIAG
- a CDS encoding DUF3159 domain-containing protein; the encoded protein is MPSELTSELRTVVFGRASILDGIVPPIIFGVVNALTGVRMAALAALTTSILIVLARLLRGRSVKFALAGFVGVLIASLASIWKGPDGFFLPSIISGAATAVLIVISIIARRPFVAWTSWLARDWPIDWYWHPQVRPAYTTVSWMWAAFFATRSVGQWLTLENTGTATTFRVVAGWPALLVLLVATYIWGRRLLTRLAGPSVEEFAAAAPQPWTGQKSGF
- a CDS encoding ROK family protein, whose translation is MVRIGIDLGGTKIEAIALGSTGEELVRRRRWSPRSDYRAIVAAIADLVDEVEHEVGAEGTVGVGHPGTISPASGLIKNSNSTVLLGKALDQDLQDALGRPVRLANDADCFALSEATDGAGSGRASVFGAILGTGVGGGVVINGHLLHGPNAIAGEWGHNPLPPSEADPVEPIDCYCGRSGCIEKYLSGPGLAADHARATGAELVPEAIVEAAGLGDSGAVATMHRYVERLAAGLAVVINVLDPDVVVLGGGLSNVDMLYERVAERWRSYVFSDVVDTELLRNQHGDSSGVRGAAWLWDRNVLDSGQ
- a CDS encoding PLD nuclease N-terminal domain-containing protein, which translates into the protein MKKYRHALTLAATSLTLAACSAVPKALRPNTFTGFFGLIHLLVIIWAVVDIVGSTKKSSGTKVLWILVVAFAPLLGLIFYIVAGREK